The following proteins come from a genomic window of Paenibacillus spongiae:
- a CDS encoding AraC family transcriptional regulator, producing MRTKESLSPNYRSIVHVLLDIRYIVQPSDGRQNGQVNADYSMLVMTGGTGTIIMDGSEFHLERGRCFIVKPGTAFITVSEAKRGLSYYQFLFKIWDLHRTDECEQINGSQFFYEGEISCRPFSQCIEIVEAIYRNRHTKEELEAFYNHVRFQELLRFLFQQNRSDQSSLLKRQAVENSIEHIQQHYQMPWTVEQLADLADVARWHYTRIFKEITGQIPLDYLNGVRIDRASQLLLTTDDRLFDIAQHVGFNNEYYFNRRFKQKLGITPGQYRRHHRNHTRVFAPFLEDFVVALGITPVVQCSHSKWGKQDYLGLHHVPVIDLAADDVDTLSRYKPDFIMLDKGMDKWMSYDQLGMLAPTYHINHPEEDWRMTLQRTAELLGKSGMVQEIITQYEQKAHAAKQALMRSVRGQTVAFLRISALGISLYSGPDHGYTGPVLYKDLGLAPHPLVGELTKNIRKIVLEGEWLERLDADHLFITFDKRHSITEGEERKILQSQSWLELPAVMNGFVYEVDFLTWMNYGILSHGKKIDDVMKVLA from the coding sequence ATGAGGACCAAGGAATCATTGAGCCCAAATTACCGGAGTATTGTTCACGTACTATTGGATATTCGTTATATTGTTCAGCCTTCGGATGGACGGCAGAACGGACAGGTGAATGCAGATTATAGCATGCTCGTCATGACGGGCGGAACCGGCACCATAATCATGGATGGATCGGAATTCCATTTGGAGCGGGGCAGATGTTTTATAGTCAAGCCTGGCACTGCGTTTATAACCGTATCCGAAGCGAAGCGGGGATTATCCTACTATCAATTCCTCTTCAAAATATGGGATTTACATAGGACCGACGAGTGTGAGCAGATAAACGGCAGCCAATTCTTCTACGAAGGGGAGATTTCGTGCCGGCCTTTTTCTCAATGCATCGAAATCGTGGAAGCGATCTACAGGAACCGCCATACCAAAGAAGAGCTGGAAGCTTTCTATAATCATGTTCGGTTCCAGGAGCTGCTGCGATTTCTATTCCAGCAAAATCGTTCCGATCAGAGCAGCCTGTTAAAGCGGCAAGCTGTTGAGAATTCCATCGAACATATCCAGCAGCACTACCAAATGCCATGGACCGTGGAGCAGCTTGCGGATCTGGCTGACGTTGCACGGTGGCACTACACGCGCATATTTAAAGAGATTACCGGCCAGATCCCGCTCGACTATTTGAACGGCGTCCGAATTGACCGTGCGTCGCAGCTGCTGTTAACGACCGATGATCGTTTATTCGATATCGCGCAGCATGTCGGCTTCAATAATGAATACTATTTTAACCGCCGCTTTAAACAGAAGCTGGGGATTACCCCCGGTCAATATCGACGTCATCATCGGAATCATACTCGCGTGTTCGCTCCATTCCTTGAAGATTTTGTCGTAGCTCTGGGCATCACGCCTGTGGTTCAGTGCTCCCATTCCAAATGGGGTAAACAGGACTATCTCGGTCTTCATCATGTCCCGGTCATTGATCTGGCGGCTGATGACGTGGATACATTATCCCGTTATAAGCCGGATTTCATCATGCTCGATAAAGGCATGGACAAATGGATGTCTTACGATCAACTGGGCATGCTGGCCCCAACCTACCATATCAACCACCCGGAAGAGGATTGGCGCATGACGCTGCAGAGAACGGCGGAGCTGCTTGGCAAATCCGGCATGGTTCAAGAGATTATTACACAATACGAACAGAAAGCGCATGCTGCGAAACAGGCGTTAATGCGTTCGGTACGTGGACAAACCGTCGCGTTTCTGCGAATATCGGCACTTGGAATCAGCCTTTACTCGGGACCGGATCACGGCTATACAGGACCTGTCCTGTATAAGGATCTGGGCTTGGCTCCGCATCCTCTGGTGGGGGAACTGACGAAGAATATCCGTAAGATTGTGCTGGAAGGGGAATGGCTTGAACGGCTGGATGCCGATCATCTGTTCATTACTTTTGACAAACGCCATTCCATTACAGAGGGCGAAGAAAGGAAGATTCTGCAATCACAATCGTGGCTGGAGCTGCCCGCAGTGATGAACGGCTTCGTATATGAAGTGGATTTTCTAACCTGGATGAACTACGGTATCCTCTCACACGGCAAAAAGATTGACGATGTGATGAAAGTGCTCGCTTAG
- a CDS encoding ABC transporter substrate-binding protein: MFSSRKWMVISIAVMLVFVFALTGCGAKEESADNAVTQQNAETNDKSEDGSDSGQSDDGATRIVEDEFGKVEVPVNPQRVAGIYVEDYLLALGVTPVVQWYHPSWGKQDYLGLDVPTFDITGSLEALLEYSPDLIIVEGVVDAAKYEQYSKIAPTYRLKEEILQDAPEILKTIADVLGIPEKAETVLEQYSQKINDAKAKLTKAIGNETVAVVRLNVGDKTLALFGIENRYIGNIYKDMGLTPHPFVRDMTEFHEILSEEKLPELDADHIILFPSNGTWTSEENKEAIKLLDSPMWKSVPAVKSGQVYMADRTHWQSGAITANTMKIDDLLTWFVK; encoded by the coding sequence ATGTTTAGTTCGCGTAAATGGATGGTTATCAGTATAGCGGTCATGCTTGTATTCGTATTCGCATTAACAGGCTGCGGAGCCAAAGAGGAGTCCGCGGACAACGCGGTAACGCAGCAGAACGCTGAAACAAATGACAAGTCGGAAGATGGAAGTGATTCGGGACAGAGCGATGACGGAGCCACCCGGATCGTCGAAGATGAATTCGGAAAAGTGGAAGTACCGGTCAATCCTCAGCGTGTGGCAGGTATTTATGTAGAGGACTATTTGCTGGCCCTCGGCGTTACGCCGGTCGTACAGTGGTATCATCCAAGCTGGGGCAAACAGGATTACCTCGGATTGGACGTACCGACCTTCGATATTACCGGAAGCCTGGAGGCGCTTCTGGAATACAGTCCTGATCTGATTATCGTCGAAGGAGTCGTCGATGCGGCCAAATACGAGCAGTACTCGAAGATCGCGCCGACTTACCGGTTGAAGGAAGAGATTCTGCAGGATGCGCCCGAAATATTAAAGACCATCGCCGATGTGCTCGGCATTCCGGAAAAAGCCGAGACTGTTCTTGAGCAGTACTCGCAAAAGATAAACGATGCCAAGGCTAAATTAACGAAAGCCATTGGCAATGAAACGGTAGCGGTAGTAAGACTGAACGTTGGCGATAAGACGCTTGCGCTGTTCGGCATCGAGAACCGCTACATCGGCAATATCTACAAAGATATGGGTCTAACACCGCATCCATTCGTCAGAGATATGACGGAATTCCATGAGATTCTATCCGAGGAGAAGCTTCCGGAGCTTGATGCGGACCATATCATTCTATTTCCTTCTAACGGAACGTGGACTTCGGAGGAGAATAAGGAAGCGATTAAGCTGCTGGACAGTCCGATGTGGAAGTCGGTTCCTGCGGTCAAGAGCGGACAGGTCTATATGGCGGATCGGACGCATTGGCAGTCGGGGGCGATTACAGCCAACACGATGAAAATCGATGACTTGTTAACGTGGTTTGTTAAATAG
- a CDS encoding ABC transporter substrate-binding protein: MKREKRLFKPIKLAILLTIAVVMSVGCSSIGSEPEEAEQTIKVLYYDEASFYSQYGTIFSALYPNINIEVISTSVIPYEEGKDMDKPVMELIANEKPDVLFLGTNQYKQLAGEGNLYDLDTLIAESKYDLTGIAPGVVDYIKSLSGGKLYGMAPSYYGKAVYYNKDLFTKHNIPFPEDRMSWESLIQLAERFPAHEGSEDRTYGLKAMYSKNLLSLGKEMGIAQGLSFVNGTSKQLTVNTDAWKTVFASALKAVQSKSLYWEEEQAPAMVSYEDYLLRDPFISGKVAMVIEGYPFINNIKRSQAAHKEKVVQNWDAVTAPVDPLNPDVRSNDSIFELFAINASTTNPEAAWKFVGYVTGDEYARANAKSAYTNPIRMKYINDNEGHNLQAFYAIKPVISLFDQEMSKMPKDFHRKLSDHMQPELKKAADGDQSVSDSLDTIQTSGQLLLE; the protein is encoded by the coding sequence ATGAAGAGAGAGAAAAGATTGTTCAAGCCAATAAAGCTTGCCATTTTATTGACTATCGCCGTTGTAATGTCTGTCGGCTGCAGCTCAATCGGCAGCGAGCCGGAGGAAGCCGAGCAGACGATCAAGGTGTTGTACTACGATGAGGCCAGCTTCTACTCCCAATACGGGACCATTTTCAGTGCGCTGTATCCGAACATTAATATTGAAGTGATCTCGACTTCAGTTATCCCGTATGAGGAAGGCAAGGATATGGATAAACCGGTTATGGAGCTCATTGCGAACGAGAAGCCGGACGTATTATTTCTAGGTACGAATCAATATAAGCAATTAGCAGGTGAAGGTAACCTCTACGACCTCGATACGCTCATTGCCGAAAGCAAATACGATTTAACGGGAATTGCCCCAGGCGTCGTGGATTACATAAAATCGTTGAGCGGCGGCAAGCTGTATGGGATGGCTCCGAGCTATTACGGAAAAGCGGTTTATTATAATAAAGACCTATTTACCAAGCATAATATTCCGTTCCCCGAGGATCGAATGAGCTGGGAATCCCTTATCCAACTGGCCGAACGGTTTCCTGCTCATGAAGGAAGCGAGGATCGTACCTATGGATTGAAAGCGATGTACAGCAAGAATCTGCTTAGTCTCGGCAAAGAGATGGGAATTGCCCAAGGCCTGAGCTTCGTGAATGGAACAAGCAAGCAGCTGACCGTGAATACCGATGCCTGGAAAACCGTTTTCGCCAGCGCTTTGAAAGCCGTTCAATCGAAATCGTTATACTGGGAAGAGGAACAAGCACCGGCGATGGTGTCGTACGAAGACTATTTGCTTCGAGACCCTTTTATCAGCGGCAAGGTTGCCATGGTAATCGAAGGATATCCGTTCATCAACAATATCAAGCGGTCACAAGCGGCACATAAGGAGAAAGTCGTTCAGAACTGGGATGCCGTCACCGCTCCGGTTGACCCGTTGAATCCGGATGTAAGAAGCAATGATTCCATCTTCGAGCTGTTCGCCATTAACGCCAGTACGACGAACCCGGAAGCAGCTTGGAAATTCGTAGGCTATGTGACCGGCGATGAGTATGCCAGGGCCAATGCCAAATCGGCTTATACCAATCCGATCCGGATGAAATACATCAATGATAACGAAGGGCATAATCTGCAGGCGTTCTACGCGATTAAGCCGGTCATATCGCTGTTTGATCAGGAGATGAGCAAGATGCCGAAGGATTTTCACCGGAAGTTATCCGATCATATGCAGCCCGAACTGAAAAAGGCGGCAGACGGCGACCAATCGGTATCGGACTCCCTGGACACCATTCAAACGAGCGGACAACTCCTTCTCGAGTAA
- a CDS encoding ribonuclease H-like YkuK family protein has protein sequence MEFTNTTECGMDLDTVFTRIEDFMLKEPRARYNLIIGTDSQVHRGFTKLVTGIIVRRENKGAWACNRQVIIPREIMSVRDKLSTETSLSEEIACYFDDCKRKQLEDIVLPFIYQNAALDFSIHIDAGQDKQLSKTAHFVAEMINRVESIGWVPVIKPDSYCASSYADRYSKSSKIPVV, from the coding sequence ATGGAATTTACCAACACGACAGAATGCGGTATGGATCTGGACACGGTATTTACGCGTATTGAAGATTTCATGTTGAAGGAGCCGCGCGCTCGCTACAATCTCATTATTGGCACGGATAGTCAAGTACATCGGGGTTTTACGAAACTGGTTACAGGGATCATCGTCCGCCGGGAAAATAAAGGGGCCTGGGCGTGTAATCGTCAGGTGATTATTCCACGCGAGATCATGTCCGTTCGTGACAAGCTTTCGACCGAAACCAGCTTAAGTGAAGAGATTGCTTGTTATTTTGACGATTGCAAGAGGAAGCAGCTTGAAGATATTGTATTGCCGTTCATCTACCAAAACGCCGCGCTTGACTTCTCCATCCATATCGATGCCGGGCAAGATAAACAATTGAGCAAAACGGCCCATTTTGTAGCGGAAATGATCAATCGCGTGGAGTCCATCGGATGGGTGCCGGTGATCAAGCCCGATTCCTATTGCGCTTCCTCTTATGCGGACCGTTATTCGAAGAGCAGCAAAATACCAGTCGTTTAA